Proteins from one Nicotiana tabacum cultivar K326 chromosome 23, ASM71507v2, whole genome shotgun sequence genomic window:
- the LOC142177484 gene encoding lignin-forming anionic peroxidase-like: protein MISISNNAFAAIAAMFSLLFIFSSMQCHAQLSSTFYDGTCPNALNTIRTSVRQAVSRERRMAASLIRLHFHDCFVQGCDASILLDETPTIVSEKTALPNLGSARGYGIIEDAKRELEKTCPGIVSCADILAVAARDASTLVGGPTWAVKLGRRDSTTASHTLAETDLPGPFDPLNRLISSFASKGLSTRDMVALSGAHSIGQAQCFLFRDRIYGNGTDIDAGFASTRRRQCPKEDQNGNLAPLDLVTPNQLDNNYFKNLRQRKGLLQSDQVLLSGGSTDSIVSEYSNSPRAFASDFAAAMIRMGDISPITGQNGIIRTVCGSLN from the exons ATGATTAGTATTTCAAACAACGCTTTTGCAGCCATTGCTGCtatgttttctcttctctttATATTCTCAAGCATGCAATGCCATGCACAACTTTCTTCCACATTCTATGATGGCACTTGCCCTAATGCTCTCAACACCATTCGTACAAGCGTTAGACAAGCAGTGTCACGTGAACGTCGTATGGCTGCATCTCTCATTCGCCTTCATTTCCATGATTGCTTTGTTCAG GGTTGTGATGCTTCTATCTTACTTGATGAGACCCCTACAATTGTTAGTGAGAAAACTGCATTGCCAAATCTTGGATCAGCTAGAGGCTATGGTATTATAGAAGATGCCAAAAGAGAGCTTGAAAAAACATGTCCAGGAATTGTATCATGTGCAGATATACTTGCCGTTGCCGCTAGAGATGCATCAACTCTA GTTGGAGGTCCAACATGGGCAGTGAAACTCGGAAGAAGAGATTCAACAACTGCTAGTCATACACTTGCTGAAACTGATCTCCCCGGTCCATTTGATCCTCTTAATAGGCTTATTTCTAGCTTTGCAAGCAAAGGCCTTAGCACAAGGGATATGGTTGCTTTATCAG GAGCACATTCAATTGGCCAAGCACAATGTTTCCTTTTCCGCGATAGGATTTATGGCAATGGAACAGACATTGATGCTGGATTTGCTAGCACAAGAAGACGTCAATGTCCTAAAGAAGACCAAAATGGAAACCTAGCTCCACTTGATTTGGTTACACCTAATCAATTGGATAACAATTATTTCAAGAACTTGAGGCAAAGAAAAGGTCTTCTTCAATCAGATCAAGTCCTTCTTAGTGGTGGATCTACCGATAGTATTGTTTCTGAATATAGTAACAGTCCTCGCGCATTTGCCTCTGATTTTGCTGCTGCTATGATTAGAATGGGAGATATTAGTCCCATAACTGGTCAAAATGGGATCATAAGAACTGTCTGCGGCTCCCTAAATTGA